A window of the Arenibacter algicola genome harbors these coding sequences:
- a CDS encoding tetratricopeptide repeat-containing hybrid sensor histidine kinase/response regulator: MNRKLWLLTVLLFFCYSHTYTQENTAAGNDIEYHFDKAREFGNKNKMEPALEELNTAMEIAFKNNDQKALIDTYHKFAILYLRLQKDDSAEYYADRSKSLLKDISYPYGEATHKYIDAIISYRDGKNFLAISMLNEAKQINNDRNLLNNILFVEGIIFLNLEKYESATKNFNALAVNTDIYEKDYLAAKANIKLAEINNKTENYEESIKNAQSALKLAKANNFYLEVLEANRLLTRTNEKLGLFESALAYNRNIVNIKDSIFTLEKSLAETKTADNIQTKFMKDEIGRQEAKIEELNQSKNRTEITAILTAAFLIVISILAISLYRNNQIKLKTNDLLHTKNNELQAARDAAVMAMEAKTNFLSTVSHELRTPLYAVTGLTHLLLEENPSENQKEHLKSLKFSGDYLLNFINDILQINKIDADKLEALQIDFNLKKILSEVINSLHQSAKANKTKIELEFDENIPSHLLGDPLKLSQIFINLIGNGIKFTKGGQVTVIAKLAKKVEENLTIYFEVKDNGIGIDKERQLTIFDSFEQGSIQINREYGGTGLGLTIVKSLLGLFGSKIGLKSEIGKGSSFFFELDLKSKDDLIDDIPFEITEVEYDFKGLHILIVEDNKINQVITKKMLNKKEITCDIANNGLEAVAMVRKTDYDCILMDIHMPGISGEEATIEIRKFNRLVPIIALTAISLDDSLESFYAAGCNDVVTKPFKPEVFYQKIGENIFDVKKKIEA; this comes from the coding sequence TTGAACAGAAAACTGTGGCTCCTAACGGTCCTCTTGTTTTTTTGCTATAGCCATACCTATACCCAGGAAAACACTGCTGCCGGGAATGATATAGAATATCATTTTGACAAAGCCAGGGAATTTGGCAATAAGAACAAAATGGAACCCGCCCTTGAAGAGCTGAATACCGCAATGGAGATCGCCTTTAAGAACAATGACCAAAAGGCCCTGATAGATACCTATCACAAATTCGCCATTTTATATTTGCGCCTGCAAAAGGATGATAGCGCGGAATATTATGCTGACAGATCAAAATCCCTTTTAAAGGATATTTCCTACCCTTATGGCGAAGCTACGCATAAATATATAGATGCCATTATTTCCTATAGGGACGGTAAAAATTTCTTGGCCATCTCTATGCTGAACGAGGCTAAACAGATCAACAACGACAGAAATTTACTGAACAATATTCTATTTGTAGAGGGAATTATTTTCTTAAACCTGGAAAAATACGAAAGTGCTACTAAAAATTTCAATGCCCTTGCGGTAAATACGGACATTTACGAAAAGGACTACCTGGCCGCCAAGGCAAATATAAAATTGGCGGAGATCAACAACAAGACCGAAAATTACGAGGAGAGTATTAAGAATGCGCAGAGTGCCTTAAAATTGGCCAAGGCGAACAATTTCTATTTAGAAGTATTGGAGGCCAATAGGCTACTTACACGGACCAATGAAAAACTTGGGCTTTTTGAATCTGCCCTGGCCTATAATAGAAATATAGTGAACATCAAGGACTCTATATTTACCCTAGAGAAAAGCTTGGCGGAAACCAAAACGGCAGATAACATCCAAACCAAATTTATGAAGGATGAAATTGGCCGACAGGAAGCCAAGATAGAAGAACTTAACCAATCCAAAAATAGAACGGAAATAACGGCAATTTTAACCGCTGCCTTTTTAATAGTAATTTCCATATTGGCCATTTCACTTTACCGTAACAACCAAATAAAGCTAAAGACAAACGACCTATTACATACCAAAAACAATGAACTACAGGCTGCACGGGATGCTGCAGTAATGGCCATGGAGGCCAAAACCAATTTCCTATCCACGGTAAGCCACGAATTGCGGACACCACTTTATGCGGTGACCGGCCTAACACATTTACTGCTGGAGGAGAACCCCAGTGAAAACCAGAAGGAACACCTAAAATCGTTGAAATTTTCTGGTGACTACCTATTGAACTTCATTAATGACATTCTTCAGATCAACAAAATTGACGCCGATAAGCTGGAGGCCCTGCAAATAGATTTCAATCTTAAAAAGATACTTTCCGAAGTAATCAATTCCCTGCATCAAAGCGCTAAGGCCAACAAAACAAAAATTGAACTGGAATTTGATGAGAATATACCGTCACACCTATTGGGAGATCCACTTAAACTTTCCCAAATTTTTATAAACCTTATCGGCAACGGTATAAAATTCACCAAGGGAGGACAAGTAACGGTTATAGCCAAGCTTGCCAAAAAAGTAGAGGAGAATCTGACCATTTATTTTGAAGTAAAGGATAATGGTATTGGTATTGATAAAGAGAGACAGCTTACAATTTTTGACAGCTTTGAACAAGGCTCTATCCAAATTAATAGGGAATATGGAGGTACCGGCCTGGGACTGACCATTGTAAAAAGCCTGCTGGGCCTATTTGGCAGTAAAATTGGACTAAAGAGTGAAATAGGCAAAGGAAGTTCCTTTTTCTTTGAGTTGGATCTAAAAAGCAAGGACGATCTTATTGATGATATTCCGTTCGAGATTACCGAGGTGGAATACGATTTTAAAGGACTACATATATTGATTGTGGAGGACAACAAAATCAATCAAGTGATTACCAAGAAAATGCTGAACAAGAAGGAAATAACCTGTGATATTGCCAACAATGGTTTGGAAGCGGTGGCCATGGTGAGAAAAACGGATTACGATTGTATCCTTATGGACATCCATATGCCAGGAATTAGTGGTGAAGAGGCTACCATAGAAATCAGAAAGTTCAATAGATTGGTGCCAATCATAGCGCTTACGGCAATTTCCTTGGATGACAGTTTGGAAAGTTTTTATGCCGCTGGTTGTAACGACGTGGTTACGAAACCTTTTAAACCGGAGGTATTTTATCAAAAAATAGGAGAGAACATCTTTGATGTGAAAAAAAAAATTGAGGCCTAA
- the lpxK gene encoding tetraacyldisaccharide 4'-kinase, whose protein sequence is MQLLRKLGFPVSLIYALVVYLRNYLYDVGLLSSKAYKTRTICVGNLSVGGTGKTPMIEFLVANVKDRGRIAVLSRGYGRKSKGFLLAKPAIGVEDLGDEPYQIYKKFPNAHVAVDADRQHGISILEETIGPDIILLDDAFQHRKVRCDQYVLLTSHSNLYVDDWYLPSGNLRDSKREARRANIIVVTKCPSKLSVAEQHRILKKLNPDPGQQVIFSYLEYQTTLKGNSKEMDLAELKNKKVTLVTGIADPKQLVSFLSAQGIVFEHLAYPDHHFFTDKEIALFNNREVVLTTEKDYVRLAGKGENFYYIGVGHKFMNGGEEVLLNLLGESLTAT, encoded by the coding sequence ATGCAGCTACTAAGAAAATTAGGCTTTCCCGTTTCACTGATATATGCCCTGGTGGTATATCTGCGCAATTATCTTTATGACGTAGGGCTATTGTCCTCCAAAGCCTATAAGACCAGGACCATTTGTGTAGGGAATCTTAGTGTAGGGGGTACCGGTAAAACCCCTATGATAGAGTTTTTGGTTGCCAATGTAAAAGATCGGGGCAGAATAGCTGTTTTAAGTAGGGGATATGGTAGAAAATCTAAAGGCTTTTTGTTGGCCAAACCTGCTATAGGGGTTGAGGATCTGGGGGATGAACCCTATCAGATCTATAAAAAATTCCCCAATGCCCATGTCGCAGTGGATGCGGACAGGCAGCACGGTATTTCCATATTGGAGGAAACCATAGGTCCCGATATAATTTTGTTGGATGATGCCTTTCAACACAGAAAAGTAAGATGTGACCAATATGTGCTTTTAACTTCCCATTCCAATTTATACGTAGATGATTGGTATTTGCCTAGCGGGAATTTAAGGGATAGCAAACGGGAAGCAAGGAGGGCCAATATTATTGTTGTTACCAAGTGCCCATCAAAATTGAGCGTGGCCGAACAGCATAGAATCCTGAAAAAATTGAACCCTGATCCTGGTCAGCAAGTTATCTTTAGCTATTTGGAGTATCAAACAACCTTAAAAGGCAACTCCAAGGAGATGGACTTGGCCGAACTTAAAAATAAAAAGGTGACCTTAGTGACCGGGATAGCAGATCCAAAGCAGCTGGTAAGTTTCCTTAGTGCTCAAGGAATTGTGTTTGAACATTTGGCATACCCTGACCACCATTTTTTTACAGATAAGGAAATTGCCTTATTCAATAACAGGGAGGTGGTCCTTACGACCGAAAAAGACTATGTAAGGTTGGCGGGCAAGGGCGAAAATTTTTATTATATAGGGGTAGGGCATAAATTCATGAACGGGGGAGAAGAGGTACTATTGAATTTGTTGGGTGAAAGCCTTACTGCTACTTAG
- the gap gene encoding type I glyceraldehyde-3-phosphate dehydrogenase, with amino-acid sequence MKQINIGINGFGRIGRTLFRLLSEQAHLRVVAINDLADAPTLSHLLKYDSIHGVFQKEVSHSGNHIIVENNKVALLNHNSPKDIPWSDHKVDIVVEASGKFKDRAILEYHLKNGAKKVILSVPPTEDDIKMVVFGINHETLVQTDDIISNASCTTNNAAPMIKVIQDLCGIEQAYITTIHSYTTDQSLHDQPHKDLRRARAASQSIVPTTTGAAKALTRIFPELSNVIGGCGIRVPVPNGSLTDITFNVKRQTSIEEINDAFLEISQKELKNILYYTKDPIVSIDINNTYYSCTFDSLMTSVIGKMVKIIGWYDNETGYSSRIVDLINYITSKRYV; translated from the coding sequence ATGAAACAAATTAATATTGGTATAAACGGCTTTGGCAGAATTGGCCGTACCTTATTTAGACTTTTAAGCGAACAAGCTCATCTAAGAGTGGTAGCCATTAACGATTTGGCAGATGCGCCTACATTATCCCATTTATTAAAATACGATAGTATCCACGGGGTATTCCAAAAAGAAGTATCCCACAGCGGCAATCACATCATCGTAGAAAATAATAAGGTTGCCCTATTAAATCACAATTCGCCCAAAGACATCCCTTGGTCCGATCATAAGGTTGATATTGTTGTTGAGGCCAGCGGGAAGTTCAAGGACAGGGCCATCTTGGAGTACCACTTAAAAAATGGGGCAAAAAAGGTTATACTTAGTGTACCTCCAACCGAAGATGACATAAAGATGGTGGTATTTGGAATAAACCATGAAACCCTTGTCCAAACAGATGACATTATTTCCAACGCCTCCTGTACCACGAACAATGCCGCACCTATGATCAAGGTAATTCAGGATCTTTGCGGTATAGAGCAGGCCTATATAACCACCATCCATTCTTACACTACAGATCAAAGTCTGCACGACCAACCGCATAAAGACCTTAGGAGGGCCAGGGCGGCCTCACAATCTATTGTCCCTACCACAACCGGAGCGGCCAAGGCATTGACCAGAATATTCCCAGAACTCTCCAATGTTATTGGAGGTTGCGGCATAAGAGTTCCTGTACCCAATGGATCTTTGACCGACATCACTTTTAACGTAAAAAGGCAAACTTCCATAGAGGAAATTAATGATGCTTTCCTAGAAATATCCCAAAAAGAACTTAAAAACATTCTATATTACACAAAAGACCCCATAGTTTCTATTGATATAAACAATACTTACTATTCTTGTACGTTTGATTCTCTGATGACTTCTGTAATCGGCAAAATGGTCAAAATTATAGGCTGGTATGATAACGAAACCGGATACAGCAGCAGAATTGTAGATTTAATTAATTATATTACAAGTAAACGATACGTTTGA